CCATTAAATACAGAAGCAGATCATGTAAAATATAAGTTTATTCTAAATTATGGAAATAAAAACCCCTTAATCGTAAACGAAGATTATTTAGAGCTTAATTACACTCGAGTATCTAGTTATGTTTCAAGAGCGTGTGGATTTAAGACCACCTTTAATTTAGATGAAGAAAATACTTTTTTAGTAACCGATTCAACGACAGCCGATGAACTGTGGATACAATATGCAATAGCCACACAATACAACATAACATCTGAAAATGAAACAATCATTAAAATATACTTTTAGTTTTTTCTTTTTGTTGTCATTGTTTTTTGTTCAGGCACAAGAAAAAAATACCACAACAAGTACTCCTCCAGAAATAATAGTTAAGGGGTCTAATGGCACTAAAACAGAAAAGAGACCCGAAAAAAAAATCGAGGCTGCTGTCGATACTATAAAACCAAAAACAGATCGATATGGTTTGATTGTTGGTGTAGATGTCTTTAAAGTAGCCAGATCCTTTTATGATTCTGACTATAAAGGAATAGCTTTTGTTGGTGACTATCGACTAACAAAAAAATACTATGCTTATGGTGAAGTTGGTAGTGAAGAAGTTACTGTAGATGATCCTTTATTAAATACTACAACGAAGGGTGCCTATCTAAAAGTAGGTTTCAACTACAATGCTTACACCAACTGGTTGGATATGGAAAACCTTATTACAATTGGTGTTCGCTATGGTTTTAGTGCTTTTACTGAACAATTAAACAATTATTCTATCTATAATCCACATCCTTATTATGGACAAACATCAGGAATAGAATCAGGAAAATCATATGATGGTTTAACGGCTAGTTGGCTCGAAGTCTCTCCAGGAATTAATGTAAAAGTTTTTAATAATGTGTACGTTGGTTTTTCTCTACAATTAAAAGTATTGGTTACCAACTCTGAACCAAACGGATTTGAAAGTCTTTATATTCCGGGA
The Flavobacterium sp. 5 DNA segment above includes these coding regions:
- a CDS encoding DUF6048 family protein; amino-acid sequence: MKQSLKYTFSFFFLLSLFFVQAQEKNTTTSTPPEIIVKGSNGTKTEKRPEKKIEAAVDTIKPKTDRYGLIVGVDVFKVARSFYDSDYKGIAFVGDYRLTKKYYAYGEVGSEEVTVDDPLLNTTTKGAYLKVGFNYNAYTNWLDMENLITIGVRYGFSAFTEQLNNYSIYNPHPYYGQTSGIESGKSYDGLTASWLEVSPGINVKVFNNVYVGFSLQLKVLVTNSEPNGFESLYIPGFNRTYDGNFGAGFNYTVSYFIPIYKKKVIPAKPKTAAKK
- a CDS encoding DUF6452 family protein, which translates into the protein MKKILAFLMILGFASSSCEPDDICDPTTPTTPRMLIQFYDIKSPTVLKNVDDLKVIGEGMTEGVVLNPTATGDAKYLANGNNILLPLNTEADHVKYKFILNYGNKNPLIVNEDYLELNYTRVSSYVSRACGFKTTFNLDEENTFLVTDSTTADELWIQYAIATQYNITSENETIIKIYF